The proteins below are encoded in one region of Chryseobacterium wanjuense:
- a CDS encoding TonB-dependent siderophore receptor, with amino-acid sequence MKNVLVCASLLGSMLSFAQEKDSIKSNDIEEVVVNGKYYKKYVEKEGSSSMRLDEELIKIPQNVSIITNRALEDQQVTTLSDGVLRNVAGAQRLEHWGDMYTRVNMRGSRAAAFMNGVNVTSNWGPLSEDMSFVDHIEFIKGPSGFLMSNGEPSGIYNIVTKKPTGQSLNGSARVTLGSYNMYRGETDIDTKITDKVAFRLNLMAQNKNSFRDYEFNDRYIINPSLKVNLSDKTTLTAEYIYQKAKMSEVGSAYVFSFDGYATRPQSYTQTDPGIDPTKVDNNTVNINLQHKFNENWKLTSQLTYVNEYTLGSDLWPSMFEGNYMIRRLNYWEADNTMKFGQVFLNGYAKTGIVSHKILAGLDLGSKKYMADWSQGYNLDKYNATDNYTLPVDHNYWYNLNTNNYDINGTGNYYGPNNTFVAFDSSKPLSVRAGLGSTIEQNYTGLYLQDELGFLDDKLRLTLAARYTNVKENNYGTKSEADKITPRIGISYSINDDMSVYGLYDQAFVPQAAIFRDGSTVKPITGNNLEVGIKKDWFGGKWNTTVSAYNIIKNNATVADPTNSPIEQFSILLGKTRVQGVEFDLKGEITRGFNAIFNYAFTENKVTESNDPVNNPVGMRVPGYAKHTANGWLNYTFTEGTLEGFGLSFGGTYLADRSTWSWASTSTQKELGDYVKFDAGLSWENTKFRVGLNVFNVFNRYLYSGSPYGNYYYYQAEAPRNFRLSIGYKF; translated from the coding sequence ATGAAAAATGTACTGGTCTGTGCTTCTTTGCTAGGTTCTATGTTATCGTTTGCACAGGAAAAAGATTCAATTAAATCAAATGATATTGAAGAAGTTGTTGTAAATGGAAAATATTACAAGAAATATGTAGAGAAAGAAGGGTCTTCTTCTATGCGTTTGGATGAAGAATTGATTAAGATTCCTCAAAACGTTTCTATCATTACAAACAGAGCATTAGAAGATCAGCAGGTAACAACATTGAGCGATGGTGTCCTAAGAAATGTTGCCGGAGCACAAAGATTGGAGCACTGGGGAGACATGTACACCAGAGTAAACATGAGGGGTTCCAGGGCGGCAGCTTTCATGAACGGAGTGAATGTGACATCAAACTGGGGACCTCTTAGTGAAGATATGTCTTTCGTGGATCACATCGAATTTATCAAAGGACCATCAGGTTTCTTAATGTCTAACGGTGAGCCAAGCGGTATCTACAATATTGTTACTAAAAAACCGACAGGACAATCTTTGAACGGTTCTGCCAGAGTCACTCTTGGAAGCTACAATATGTACAGAGGAGAAACTGATATTGACACGAAAATTACTGATAAGGTAGCTTTCAGATTAAATTTAATGGCTCAGAACAAAAACAGCTTCAGAGACTACGAATTCAATGACAGATATATCATTAATCCTTCATTAAAAGTAAATCTTTCTGATAAAACCACCTTAACGGCTGAATATATTTACCAAAAGGCAAAAATGTCTGAAGTTGGTTCTGCTTATGTTTTCAGTTTTGACGGATATGCTACAAGACCTCAAAGCTATACACAAACAGATCCGGGAATCGATCCTACTAAAGTCGATAACAATACGGTAAACATCAATCTTCAACATAAATTTAACGAAAACTGGAAGCTAACTTCTCAATTAACGTATGTGAATGAATATACATTAGGAAGTGATCTTTGGCCAAGCATGTTCGAAGGAAACTATATGATCCGTCGTTTAAATTATTGGGAAGCTGATAACACGATGAAATTCGGGCAGGTTTTCTTGAATGGTTATGCAAAAACAGGAATTGTAAGTCATAAAATTTTAGCAGGACTAGATTTAGGAAGCAAAAAATATATGGCAGACTGGTCTCAGGGATATAACCTTGATAAATATAATGCAACTGATAATTATACACTACCCGTCGATCACAATTATTGGTATAATTTAAATACAAACAACTACGACATCAATGGTACTGGAAATTACTATGGTCCTAACAATACATTCGTAGCGTTTGATTCCAGCAAACCTCTTTCTGTAAGAGCTGGACTCGGAAGTACAATTGAACAAAATTATACCGGATTATACTTACAAGATGAGTTAGGATTTTTGGATGATAAATTAAGACTTACACTTGCGGCTCGTTATACAAACGTGAAAGAAAACAATTACGGAACGAAGTCCGAAGCAGATAAAATAACTCCACGTATTGGTATTAGCTATTCCATTAATGATGACATGTCTGTTTATGGTTTGTATGATCAGGCATTCGTTCCACAGGCAGCTATTTTCAGAGATGGAAGCACTGTAAAGCCGATTACAGGAAATAATCTTGAAGTTGGTATAAAGAAAGATTGGTTCGGAGGAAAATGGAATACGACAGTTTCTGCTTATAACATTATAAAAAATAACGCTACCGTTGCAGATCCTACCAACAGCCCTATTGAACAATTCTCAATTTTACTCGGAAAAACAAGAGTTCAAGGAGTTGAATTTGATTTAAAAGGTGAAATTACAAGAGGCTTTAATGCAATCTTCAATTACGCTTTTACAGAAAATAAAGTAACAGAATCCAATGATCCCGTAAACAATCCGGTAGGAATGAGAGTTCCCGGATATGCGAAGCATACTGCAAATGGATGGTTGAATTATACATTCACTGAAGGAACTTTAGAAGGTTTCGGGCTTTCATTCGGAGGAACTTATCTTGCGGATAGAAGTACTTGGTCTTGGGCAAGCACAAGCACCCAAAAAGAGTTGGGAGATTACGTGAAATTCGATGCAGGTCTTTCTTGGGAAAATACAAAATTCAGAGTGGGATTGAATGTCTTTAATGTATTCAACAGATACCTTTACTCTGGTTCACCTTACGGAAATTACTATTATTACCAGGCAGAAGCTCCAAGAAACTTCAGACTTTCGATAGGATATAAATTTTAA
- the secA gene encoding preprotein translocase subunit SecA, translating to MSFLNKVLKGFLGDKKAQDLKEVKKVVTKIKAVEPTIQQLSDDGLREKTAEFKENIKSATSKITAQIEQIQEQIKTSTNVDEKEALFSKIESLKKESYEIEEKILSQILPEAFALVKETARRWAQNGEIRVTANDWDRQLAAAGKDFIEIQGDQAVWKNSWDAAGTPVLWDMVHYDVQFIGGVILHSGKIAEMATGEGKTLVGTLPIFLNALPERGVHVVTVNDYLAKRDSAWMGPLYQFHGMSIDCIDNHQPNSDGRRKAYNSDITYGTNNEFGFDYLRDNMVTSPSELVQRELNFAIVDEVDSVLVDDARTPLIISGPVPQGDRQEFDVLKPSIDRIVEVQKKTVSAIFNEAKKLIAAGNTKEGGFKLLQAYRGLPKNRQLIKFLSESGNRALLQKVEAQYMQDNNRDMPIVDKDLYFVIEEKNNQVDLTDKGVEYMSQGNSDANFFVLPDIGTEIAELEAKNLSKEEEFEAKEKLFSDFAEKSERVHTMSQLLKAYTLFEKDDEYVVIDGEVKIVDEQTGRIMEGRRYSDGLHQAIEAKENVKIEAATQTFATITLQNYFRMYNKLAGMTGTAETEAGELWEIYKLDVVVIPTNRPILRHDRQDLVFKTNREKYNAVIEEIERLTEARRPVLVGTTSVEISQLLSKALQLRKIPHQVLNAKLHKKEAEIVAGAGQPGVVTIATNMAGRGTDIKLTKEVKEAGGLAIIGTERHDSRRVDRQLRGRAGRQGDPGSSQFYVSLEDNLMRLFGSERIAKMMDRMGHKEGEVIQHSMITKSIERAQKKVEENNFGIRKRLLEYDDVMNKQRDVIYKRRKNALFGDHLKYDITNMIFDVANSIVTKGKANGSFKDFEFEVIKNFTMGSPVSESDFGNKNVQDLTNILFKAAQEDYQMKLNLLKEKSFPIIENVYQNQGSMFKMIQVPFTDGHKTMTIVADLKEAYETKCESLINDFEKNITLSIIDENWKLHLREMDDLRRSSQGAVYEQKDPLVIYKQESFHLFSEMIDKLNKEIISFLYKGEIPA from the coding sequence ATGAGTTTTTTAAACAAAGTTCTTAAAGGGTTTTTGGGAGACAAAAAAGCGCAGGACCTAAAAGAAGTAAAAAAAGTTGTAACAAAAATCAAAGCTGTTGAACCTACCATTCAGCAATTGTCTGATGATGGTTTAAGAGAAAAAACTGCTGAGTTTAAAGAAAATATCAAATCTGCAACCAGCAAAATAACAGCTCAAATAGAACAGATTCAAGAGCAGATTAAAACATCTACCAACGTGGATGAAAAAGAAGCTCTTTTTTCAAAAATTGAGTCTCTGAAGAAAGAATCATACGAAATCGAAGAAAAAATTCTTAGCCAGATCCTTCCTGAAGCTTTTGCATTGGTAAAAGAAACAGCAAGAAGATGGGCGCAGAACGGAGAAATCCGCGTTACAGCAAACGATTGGGACAGACAATTGGCTGCTGCAGGCAAAGATTTTATAGAAATCCAGGGAGATCAAGCTGTTTGGAAAAACTCATGGGATGCTGCCGGAACGCCTGTACTTTGGGACATGGTACATTATGATGTACAGTTCATCGGAGGGGTTATTCTTCACAGCGGTAAAATTGCCGAGATGGCAACCGGTGAAGGTAAAACATTGGTAGGTACCCTTCCTATTTTCTTAAATGCACTTCCGGAAAGAGGTGTGCACGTGGTAACCGTAAACGACTACCTTGCAAAAAGGGACTCGGCGTGGATGGGACCATTGTATCAGTTCCACGGAATGTCGATCGACTGTATCGACAATCACCAACCGAACTCAGACGGAAGAAGAAAAGCATACAACTCAGATATTACTTACGGTACCAATAACGAATTTGGTTTCGATTATCTGAGAGACAACATGGTAACTTCACCTTCGGAGCTGGTACAAAGAGAATTAAACTTTGCCATCGTCGACGAGGTAGACTCCGTATTGGTAGATGATGCAAGAACTCCATTGATTATTTCAGGTCCGGTTCCACAGGGAGACAGACAGGAATTTGATGTTCTTAAGCCTTCTATTGACAGAATCGTTGAAGTTCAGAAAAAAACTGTTTCTGCAATCTTTAATGAAGCTAAAAAATTAATCGCTGCAGGAAATACAAAAGAAGGAGGATTCAAATTGCTTCAGGCTTACAGAGGTCTTCCTAAAAACAGACAATTAATCAAATTCTTATCGGAAAGCGGAAACCGTGCATTGCTTCAGAAAGTGGAAGCACAATATATGCAGGACAACAACCGTGATATGCCGATTGTAGATAAAGACCTTTATTTCGTAATCGAAGAAAAGAATAATCAGGTAGACCTTACAGACAAAGGTGTAGAATACATGTCTCAAGGAAACTCTGATGCCAACTTCTTCGTTCTTCCGGATATCGGAACAGAAATCGCAGAATTGGAAGCTAAAAATTTATCTAAAGAAGAAGAATTTGAAGCTAAAGAAAAACTTTTCTCAGATTTTGCTGAAAAATCCGAAAGAGTTCACACGATGAGCCAATTATTAAAAGCATATACATTATTTGAAAAGGATGATGAATATGTGGTCATTGATGGTGAAGTAAAAATCGTTGATGAGCAGACAGGCCGTATCATGGAAGGAAGACGTTATTCAGACGGTCTTCACCAGGCAATTGAAGCGAAAGAAAACGTAAAAATTGAGGCTGCCACCCAAACTTTTGCAACCATTACGCTTCAGAACTATTTCCGTATGTACAACAAGCTTGCGGGGATGACAGGTACTGCAGAAACGGAAGCAGGCGAGCTTTGGGAAATCTACAAACTAGACGTTGTAGTAATTCCTACCAACCGTCCTATTTTAAGACATGACAGACAAGACTTAGTTTTCAAAACTAACAGAGAAAAATATAACGCCGTAATTGAAGAAATCGAAAGATTAACAGAAGCAAGAAGACCAGTCTTAGTGGGTACAACTTCTGTTGAGATCTCTCAGTTGCTTTCAAAGGCGCTTCAGCTAAGAAAAATTCCTCACCAGGTTCTTAACGCGAAACTTCACAAGAAAGAAGCAGAAATCGTTGCAGGAGCAGGACAGCCGGGAGTTGTAACAATCGCAACCAACATGGCAGGTCGTGGTACGGATATTAAGCTTACGAAAGAAGTAAAAGAAGCAGGCGGTTTAGCAATTATCGGTACAGAAAGACACGATTCAAGACGTGTAGACAGACAGTTGAGAGGTAGAGCAGGACGTCAGGGAGATCCGGGAAGTTCTCAGTTCTATGTGTCTCTTGAAGACAACCTGATGCGTCTATTCGGTTCGGAAAGAATCGCTAAAATGATGGACAGAATGGGTCATAAAGAAGGTGAAGTTATTCAGCATTCTATGATTACCAAGTCTATCGAAAGAGCTCAGAAAAAAGTAGAAGAAAATAACTTCGGGATCAGAAAAAGACTTCTTGAGTATGATGACGTAATGAACAAACAGCGTGACGTAATCTACAAGAGAAGAAAGAATGCTCTATTCGGAGATCACCTGAAATATGATATTACGAATATGATTTTCGATGTTGCCAATTCTATCGTTACCAAAGGAAAAGCAAACGGAAGTTTCAAAGACTTCGAATTCGAAGTGATCAAGAATTTTACAATGGGTTCTCCTGTTTCTGAAAGTGATTTTGGAAATAAAAATGTTCAGGATTTAACGAATATTTTATTCAAGGCTGCTCAGGAAGATTATCAGATGAAGCTGAACTTATTGAAAGAAAAATCGTTCCCGATTATTGAGAATGTATATCAGAATCAGGGGTCTATGTTTAAAATGATTCAGGTTCCTTTCACAGACGGTCACAAAACAATGACCATCGTAGCTGATCTTAAAGAAGCTTACGAAACAAAATGTGAAAGCCTGATAAATGATTTTGAAAAGAACATTACCCTATCAATCATTGATGAAAACTGGAAACTTCACCTTCGTGAAATGGATGATTTAAGAAGATCATCTCAAGGTGCTGTTTACGAGCAAAAAGATCCGTTGGTAATTTACAAACAAGAATCTTTCCACTTATTCAGTGAAATGATCGACAAATTAAACAAAGAAATTATTTCATTCTTGTACAAAGGAGAAATTCCTGCTTAA
- a CDS encoding DUF2795 domain-containing protein, with protein sequence MYWTLELASYLSDAPWPMTKAELIDYAIRTGAPMEVVENLQAIEDEGEIYESIEEVWSDYPTDEDFLWNEDEY encoded by the coding sequence ATGTACTGGACATTAGAATTAGCTTCATACTTAAGTGACGCACCTTGGCCAATGACAAAAGCAGAGCTTATCGATTACGCAATCAGAACTGGTGCACCTATGGAAGTAGTAGAAAACCTTCAGGCAATCGAAGACGAAGGAGAAATTTATGAATCTATTGAGGAAGTTTGGAGCGACTACCCGACGGATGAAGATTTCCTTTGGAACGAAGACGAATATTAA
- a CDS encoding GDP-mannose 4,6-dehydratase produces MNYLVTGGSGFIGSHLVEQLLKKGHSVINIDNFDDFYSYQIKIKNTLESIGENSDFEFSDKENDIKKLISISKSDNYTLYYQDIRDKKGLEEIFKNHKIDLIIHLAALAGVRPSIERPLEYEEVNVRGTMNLWELCKDLNIKKFVCASSSSVYGNNEKIPFAETDNVDNPISPYAATKKCGEILGHVYHDLYKIDMIQLRFFTVYGPRQRPDLAIHKFTKLISNSQEIPFYGDGTTARDYTFIDDIIDGITKSITYLENNSDVYEIINLGESQVITLNEMLSTIENTLGKSAIRKNLPMQPGDVQKTNADITKAKTLIGYKPDTNFQNGIKKFVEWFLRK; encoded by the coding sequence ATGAATTATCTTGTTACAGGAGGAAGCGGATTTATTGGTTCTCATTTGGTAGAACAATTATTAAAAAAAGGACATTCTGTCATAAACATTGACAATTTTGATGATTTCTATAGTTATCAGATAAAAATCAAGAATACTTTAGAGTCAATTGGCGAAAATTCGGATTTTGAGTTCTCTGATAAGGAAAATGATATTAAAAAACTAATTTCTATTTCAAAATCAGACAATTACACCCTTTATTATCAGGATATAAGGGATAAAAAAGGACTTGAAGAAATTTTTAAAAATCATAAGATTGATTTAATTATTCACTTGGCTGCCCTTGCCGGAGTGCGTCCTTCCATCGAAAGACCTCTGGAATACGAGGAAGTCAACGTTCGCGGAACAATGAATCTTTGGGAATTGTGCAAAGATTTAAATATTAAAAAATTCGTTTGTGCTTCTTCTTCAAGCGTTTATGGAAACAACGAAAAAATTCCTTTTGCAGAGACCGATAATGTCGACAATCCCATTTCACCATACGCTGCAACCAAAAAATGTGGTGAGATTTTAGGCCATGTTTACCATGATCTATACAAAATTGACATGATTCAGCTAAGGTTTTTCACGGTTTATGGGCCAAGACAAAGACCTGATCTGGCGATTCATAAATTCACGAAGTTAATTTCAAACAGTCAGGAAATTCCTTTCTATGGTGACGGAACTACTGCCAGAGATTATACTTTTATTGATGATATTATCGACGGAATCACAAAATCCATCACTTATCTGGAAAATAATTCAGATGTTTATGAAATCATCAATCTTGGAGAAAGCCAAGTCATTACTTTAAATGAAATGCTTTCTACCATCGAAAATACATTAGGAAAATCTGCCATCAGAAAAAATCTGCCAATGCAACCGGGAGATGTGCAGAAAACCAATGCAGATATCACAAAAGCTAAGACATTAATTGGCTACAAACCTGACACAAACTTCCAAAATGGCATAAAAAAATTTGTGGAATGGTTTTTGAGAAAATGA
- a CDS encoding DUF2797 domain-containing protein, whose protein sequence is MQFQGQILKMTSFNDEPIQYYLNLSGDLIHMNELFGKELTIKHTGFQCVNCQLDKTIYRMGFCKSCFFESPYASDTIIRPELSTAHLGVAERDLEVEKEIQLQPHTVYLAYTGEVKVGVTRNTQIPTRWIDQGATFALPIARTENRYEAGMIEVALKQHVPDKTSWKKMLQDDLEDDIDLADFQQKIKEYFPEDFQKFYSEGENLWRFDYPFEKPQKVSSFTLDKKPEFTGRLTGIKGQYLGFEGGDFMNVRGHEGYVIELNVKN, encoded by the coding sequence ATGCAGTTTCAAGGGCAAATTTTAAAAATGACGAGCTTCAATGATGAGCCGATTCAATATTATCTTAACCTTTCCGGAGACCTTATTCACATGAATGAGCTGTTTGGAAAAGAATTAACTATAAAACATACGGGATTCCAATGCGTCAATTGTCAGCTAGACAAAACAATTTACCGAATGGGCTTCTGTAAAAGCTGTTTTTTTGAAAGTCCTTACGCAAGTGATACGATCATTCGTCCCGAGCTTTCTACAGCACATTTAGGAGTTGCAGAACGTGATCTGGAAGTGGAAAAGGAAATCCAGCTTCAGCCGCACACCGTTTATCTGGCTTATACAGGAGAGGTGAAAGTAGGAGTGACAAGAAATACACAGATCCCGACACGTTGGATCGACCAGGGAGCCACTTTTGCTTTGCCGATTGCCAGAACCGAAAACCGCTACGAAGCAGGAATGATAGAAGTTGCTTTAAAACAACACGTTCCGGATAAAACAAGCTGGAAAAAAATGCTTCAGGATGACCTGGAAGATGATATTGATCTGGCAGATTTTCAGCAAAAAATAAAAGAATATTTTCCCGAAGATTTCCAGAAATTCTACAGTGAAGGCGAAAATCTATGGAGATTTGATTATCCGTTTGAAAAGCCACAAAAAGTAAGTTCTTTTACTTTGGATAAAAAACCGGAGTTTACGGGAAGGCTTACAGGGATTAAAGGCCAGTATTTAGGCTTCGAGGGAGGAGATTTTATGAATGTAAGAGGACATGAGGGGTATGTAATTGAGCTGAATGTAAAAAATTAA
- a CDS encoding PA0069 family radical SAM protein — translation MQNENIIKGQGAQRNVINRFDRYTYEPEDEDFETVKTSFTEVFPKTIVNQVKSEDLPMEYSMNPYQGCEHGCSYCFARPTHEYWGYSAGIDFERKIMVKKNAPELLEKFFQKRGYKPAPILLSGNTDCYQPAERQFEITRKMLQVCLDYRHPVNVLTKNALVLRDLDILKPMAEQNLVSVSLSIPTINEDLRRKMEPRTSSAKNKLKAVEILSENKIPVNVMIAPIIPGLNSDEPLTILKAISEAGAQSFGYTLVRLNDTVEPVFVNWIEHAFPDRAQKVLNLIRSMRGGKLSEKRYFNRQKGEGNIAEMIHNTFKIGRKKFFDGKEFPKLSTANFTGSKDQQLRLFD, via the coding sequence ATGCAGAACGAAAATATCATAAAAGGTCAGGGAGCTCAGCGAAATGTTATCAACCGTTTCGACCGCTATACCTATGAACCGGAAGATGAAGATTTCGAAACTGTAAAAACGTCTTTCACAGAAGTATTTCCGAAAACGATTGTAAATCAGGTGAAAAGCGAAGATCTTCCGATGGAATATTCTATGAATCCTTATCAGGGGTGTGAACATGGATGCTCGTATTGTTTTGCCAGACCGACCCATGAATATTGGGGATACAGCGCCGGAATTGATTTTGAAAGAAAGATCATGGTAAAGAAAAATGCCCCGGAATTATTGGAAAAATTTTTCCAGAAAAGAGGCTACAAACCGGCTCCGATTTTACTTTCAGGAAACACCGATTGCTATCAGCCTGCAGAAAGGCAATTTGAGATTACAAGAAAGATGCTGCAGGTCTGTCTAGATTACCGGCATCCTGTCAATGTACTTACAAAAAACGCTTTGGTATTGCGGGATTTGGATATTTTAAAACCGATGGCAGAACAGAATTTGGTTTCCGTTTCTTTGAGTATTCCGACAATTAATGAAGATTTGCGTAGGAAAATGGAACCGCGGACAAGCTCAGCAAAAAACAAATTGAAGGCTGTTGAAATTCTGTCTGAGAATAAAATTCCTGTGAATGTCATGATTGCCCCAATCATTCCCGGGCTGAACAGCGATGAACCTTTAACCATTTTAAAAGCCATTTCTGAAGCCGGAGCCCAAAGTTTCGGATATACTTTGGTAAGGTTAAATGATACGGTGGAACCTGTTTTTGTCAATTGGATTGAACATGCTTTTCCTGACCGTGCGCAAAAAGTGTTGAACTTAATTCGTTCCATGCGTGGCGGAAAATTGAGTGAAAAAAGATATTTCAACCGACAGAAAGGAGAAGGGAATATTGCAGAAATGATTCACAATACTTTTAAAATAGGAAGAAAAAAATTCTTTGATGGCAAAGAATTTCCGAAACTTTCTACAGCTAATTTTACCGGAAGTAAAGATCAACAGCTGAGGTTGTTTGATTAA
- a CDS encoding bacteriocin-like protein — MKNLKKLSKGQLKSISGAGGIKLPEPEFCMYACNGMVICAACSDDFKCPDDTM; from the coding sequence ATGAAAAATTTAAAAAAACTAAGTAAAGGCCAATTAAAAAGTATTTCCGGTGCAGGAGGAATTAAACTTCCAGAACCTGAATTTTGTATGTATGCTTGCAACGGCATGGTAATTTGTGCAGCTTGCAGCGACGATTTCAAATGTCCGGATGACACCATGTAA
- a CDS encoding isopenicillin N synthase family dioxygenase, protein MDKIPSVDLRDFLSGDPERKQKFVNEIGKAYEEIGFVALKGHFLDDKLVDELYEEVKNFFELPTETKQKYEIPGIGGQRGYVGFGKETAKGFKKGDLKEFWHFGQYVSDDSKYKNEYPDNVIVEELPKFNEVGKEAYQMLEKTGQYVLRALALYLGLDEFYFDDKIAEGNSILRPIHYPPITEEPNDAVRAAAHGDINLITLLMGSQGKGLQVQNHKGDWIDAIAEPDELMINVGDMLSRHTNNKLKSTIHRVVNPPRELWGTSRYSIPFFMHPVSSMSLNALENCVDENNPKLYEDTTAGEFLHERLIELGLIKK, encoded by the coding sequence ATGGATAAAATACCTAGTGTAGACCTGCGTGATTTCCTTTCGGGCGACCCGGAACGCAAACAGAAATTTGTAAATGAAATCGGAAAAGCTTATGAAGAAATTGGTTTTGTTGCCTTAAAAGGCCATTTTCTTGATGACAAATTGGTGGATGAATTGTATGAAGAAGTAAAAAACTTTTTTGAATTGCCAACGGAAACAAAACAGAAGTACGAAATTCCGGGAATTGGCGGACAGAGAGGCTATGTAGGATTCGGCAAGGAGACTGCAAAAGGCTTCAAAAAAGGAGACTTGAAAGAATTTTGGCACTTCGGGCAATATGTGTCTGATGATTCAAAATACAAAAATGAGTATCCTGATAATGTGATCGTTGAAGAACTTCCAAAATTCAACGAGGTAGGTAAAGAAGCTTATCAAATGTTGGAAAAAACAGGGCAGTATGTTCTGAGAGCTTTGGCTTTGTATCTTGGTCTTGATGAATTTTATTTTGATGATAAAATTGCTGAAGGAAACTCTATTTTAAGACCTATTCATTACCCGCCAATTACAGAAGAACCGAATGATGCGGTAAGAGCTGCAGCACATGGAGATATTAATTTGATTACCCTTTTGATGGGTTCTCAGGGGAAAGGTCTTCAAGTTCAAAATCATAAAGGAGACTGGATCGATGCGATTGCAGAACCGGACGAACTGATGATCAACGTTGGAGATATGCTATCAAGACATACCAACAACAAATTGAAATCTACGATTCACAGAGTGGTAAATCCGCCAAGAGAATTGTGGGGAACTTCAAGATATTCGATTCCTTTCTTTATGCATCCAGTAAGCTCAATGTCTTTAAATGCTCTTGAAAACTGCGTCGATGAAAACAATCCAAAATTGTACGAAGACACAACTGCAGGAGAATTTTTACATGAAAGATTAATCGAATTGGGACTGATCAAAAAATAA